Proteins found in one Thunnus maccoyii chromosome 5, fThuMac1.1, whole genome shotgun sequence genomic segment:
- the tsnaxip1 gene encoding translin-associated factor X-interacting protein 1 isoform X2 encodes MSPHKYIKFPPLSPSQKQRPKYDHSLQNDTVQMSERGLEGESAGADSVQLSPARKLCWTGSSYIYAGPGPRRKPQFLMHLESYVNKELHTINSHEPKYQELRLQVYRDVFACFIKEFRTYQPLLSAIRKEYENTLVYQQDHIRELEPLRSHLRLVTEECDRKIQARWLEEQAEIGALKREKQQLQEEIEAMREKEKATQAVVDHLQSELSNQYLQYREERDARKMLIWQLNNLTRCSVKEEHSADERTENKDPVELQLALKVCRKDLTKAQEELTRMKAEYWDVVPRRNWDSLEQTHKQTLLQLETLQGDFDQLKSEYDTLLELYKRGSMQTRDPGTVQMGASVSQGQSQIQSDQLKEPINTDASKSGTLTVQEFRAALRTAFPLKSDQEIDELLASAQSESDSSNDTISSQRLHSLLAESGVAALLPALDESEETAVSNF; translated from the exons ATGTCACCGCACAAATATATCAAATTTCCACCTTTATCGCcgtcacaaaaacaaag aCCTAAATATGACCATAGTCTACAAAATGACACTGTCCAGATGTCAGAGAGAGGGCTAGAAGGAGAAAGTGCTGGTGCAGATTCTGTTCAACTATCTCCAGCGAGAAAG tTGTGCTGGACGGGAAGCAGTTACATTTATGCAGGCCCAGGCCCAAGGAGAAAGCCCCAATTCCTGATGCACCTGGAGAGCTATGTGAACAAAGAGCTTCATACTATCAACTCCCATGAACCAAAATATCAGGAATTGAGGCTACAG GTCTACCGGGATGTCTTTGCTTGTTTCATCAAAGAGTTCAGAACCTACCAACCCCTTCTGTCTGCCATCAGAAAGGAATATGAAAACACTTTAG TGTATCAGCAGGATCATATCCGAGAACTGGAACCACTGCGATCCCATCTGAGGCTGGTGACAGAGGAATGTGACAGGAAGATTCAAGCTCGCTGGTTAGAGGAGCAGGCTGAGATTGGAGCCTTGAAAAGGGAGAAACAGCAACTGCAGGAGGAAATTGAGGCcatgagggagaaagaaaaggccACGCAGGCAGTG GTGGACCATCTGCAGTCTGAGCTGTCCAACCAGTATCTGCAATACCGGGAGGAGCGTGATGCCCGCAAGATGCTGATCTGGCAGCTCAATAACCTAACGAGATGTTCTGTGAAGGAGGAGCATTCTGCAGATGAGAGAACAG AGAATAAGGACCCTGTGGAGCTGCAGCTCGCTCTGAAGGTGTGTCGGAAAGACCTGACCAAAGCCCAGGAGGAGCTCACCAGGATGAAAGCAGAGTACTGGGACGTCGTACCTCGACGCAATTGGGACAGCctggaacaaacacacaaacagacctTGCTACAG TTGGAGACCCTGCAGGGTGACTTTGATCAGTTGAAGAGTGAGTATGACACCCTGCTGGAGCTCTACAAAAGAGGCAGCATGCAGACACGTGACCCCGGCACTGTGCAG ATGGGTGCAAGTGTGTCCCAAGGGCAAAGCCAGATTCAGTCTGACCAACTAAAAGAGCCAATCAACACTGATGCCTCCAAGAGCGGTACACTCACTGTCCAGGAGTTTAG gGCAGCCCTGAGGACAGCATTCCCACTGAAGTCAGATCAGGAAATAGATGAACTTTTGGCCTCGGCTCAAAGCGAATCAGACAGCAGCAATGACACCATCTCTTCCCAGAGACTCCACAGCCTA CTTGCAGAATCCGGTGTGGCAGCCTTACTTCCTGCTTTGGATGAATCAGAAGAAACTGCTGTGTCAAACTTTTAA
- the tsnaxip1 gene encoding translin-associated factor X-interacting protein 1 isoform X1, with protein MSPHKYIKFPPLSPSQKQRPKYDHSLQNDTVQMSERGLEGESAGADSVQLSPARKLCWTGSSYIYAGPGPRRKPQFLMHLESYVNKELHTINSHEPKYQELRLQVYRDVFACFIKEFRTYQPLLSAIRKEYENTLVYQQDHIRELEPLRSHLRLVTEECDRKIQARWLEEQAEIGALKREKQQLQEEIEAMREKEKATQAVVDHLQSELSNQYLQYREERDARKMLIWQLNNLTRCSVKEEHSADERTEENKDPVELQLALKVCRKDLTKAQEELTRMKAEYWDVVPRRNWDSLEQTHKQTLLQLETLQGDFDQLKSEYDTLLELYKRGSMQTRDPGTVQMGASVSQGQSQIQSDQLKEPINTDASKSGTLTVQEFRAALRTAFPLKSDQEIDELLASAQSESDSSNDTISSQRLHSLLAESGVAALLPALDESEETAVSNF; from the exons ATGTCACCGCACAAATATATCAAATTTCCACCTTTATCGCcgtcacaaaaacaaag aCCTAAATATGACCATAGTCTACAAAATGACACTGTCCAGATGTCAGAGAGAGGGCTAGAAGGAGAAAGTGCTGGTGCAGATTCTGTTCAACTATCTCCAGCGAGAAAG tTGTGCTGGACGGGAAGCAGTTACATTTATGCAGGCCCAGGCCCAAGGAGAAAGCCCCAATTCCTGATGCACCTGGAGAGCTATGTGAACAAAGAGCTTCATACTATCAACTCCCATGAACCAAAATATCAGGAATTGAGGCTACAG GTCTACCGGGATGTCTTTGCTTGTTTCATCAAAGAGTTCAGAACCTACCAACCCCTTCTGTCTGCCATCAGAAAGGAATATGAAAACACTTTAG TGTATCAGCAGGATCATATCCGAGAACTGGAACCACTGCGATCCCATCTGAGGCTGGTGACAGAGGAATGTGACAGGAAGATTCAAGCTCGCTGGTTAGAGGAGCAGGCTGAGATTGGAGCCTTGAAAAGGGAGAAACAGCAACTGCAGGAGGAAATTGAGGCcatgagggagaaagaaaaggccACGCAGGCAGTG GTGGACCATCTGCAGTCTGAGCTGTCCAACCAGTATCTGCAATACCGGGAGGAGCGTGATGCCCGCAAGATGCTGATCTGGCAGCTCAATAACCTAACGAGATGTTCTGTGAAGGAGGAGCATTCTGCAGATGAGAGAACAG AAGAGAATAAGGACCCTGTGGAGCTGCAGCTCGCTCTGAAGGTGTGTCGGAAAGACCTGACCAAAGCCCAGGAGGAGCTCACCAGGATGAAAGCAGAGTACTGGGACGTCGTACCTCGACGCAATTGGGACAGCctggaacaaacacacaaacagacctTGCTACAG TTGGAGACCCTGCAGGGTGACTTTGATCAGTTGAAGAGTGAGTATGACACCCTGCTGGAGCTCTACAAAAGAGGCAGCATGCAGACACGTGACCCCGGCACTGTGCAG ATGGGTGCAAGTGTGTCCCAAGGGCAAAGCCAGATTCAGTCTGACCAACTAAAAGAGCCAATCAACACTGATGCCTCCAAGAGCGGTACACTCACTGTCCAGGAGTTTAG gGCAGCCCTGAGGACAGCATTCCCACTGAAGTCAGATCAGGAAATAGATGAACTTTTGGCCTCGGCTCAAAGCGAATCAGACAGCAGCAATGACACCATCTCTTCCCAGAGACTCCACAGCCTA CTTGCAGAATCCGGTGTGGCAGCCTTACTTCCTGCTTTGGATGAATCAGAAGAAACTGCTGTGTCAAACTTTTAA